The following are encoded in a window of Arvicanthis niloticus isolate mArvNil1 chromosome 1, mArvNil1.pat.X, whole genome shotgun sequence genomic DNA:
- the Twnk gene encoding twinkle mtDNA helicase isoform X4: MTSLAEGSWEDFQASVEGRGDGAKEGVLLRESSETEDREEVLRIWNRAIPLWELPDPEEAQLARVMFGLTKVTDDTLRRFSVRYLRSTRSLVFPWFTPGNSGLRGLKLLGAEGQENEVQYVDTTIPRPGAYHNLFGLPLISRRDAEVVLTSRELDSLALSQSTGLPTLSLPRGTVCLPPALLPYLEQFRRIVFWLGDDLRSWEAAKLFARKLNPKRCSLVRPGNQQPRPLEALNQGLSLPRILRTALPAWHKSIVSFRQLREEVLGELSNVEQVAGVRWNRFPDLNRLLKGHRKGELTVFTGPTGSGKTTFISEYALDLCTQGVNTLWGSFEISNVRLARVMLTQFAVTRLEEQLDKYEEWADRFEDLPLYFMTFHGQQSIRSVIDTMQHAVYVYDVCHVVIDNLQFMMGHEQLSTDRIAAQDYIVGAFRKFATDNSCHVTLVIHPRKEDDDKELQTASIFGSAKASQEADNVLILQDRKLVTGPGKRYLQVSKNRFDGDVGVFPLEFNKSSLTFSIPPKSKARLKKVKDDNGLVAKKSSSGKKGAVHQNSETCLGQDPSSYQPDTSKSSR, translated from the exons ATGACCAGCCTAGCAGAAGGGAGCTGGGAAGACTTCCAGGCCAGTGTGGAGGGACGAGGGGATGGGGCCAAAGAGGGCGTCCTACTTAGGGAGAGCTCAGAAACTGAGGACAGGGAGGAGGTCTTGAGAATCTGGAACCGAGCCATACCTCTTTGGGAGCTTCCTGACCCTGAGGAAGCCCAGCTAGCTCGGGTGATGTTTGGCCTTACCAAGGTGACAGATGACACACTCAGGAGATTCAGTGTCCGATATCTTCGATCTACTCGAAGTCTGGTCTTCCCATGGTTCACCCCTGGGAACTCAGGATTACGTGGCCTGAAGCTCCTAGGAGCTGAGGGACAGGAAAATGAAGTACAGTACGTAGACACCACCATTCCCCGGCCTGGTGCCTATCACAACCTATTTGGATTACCACTGATCAGCCGTAGAGATGCTGAGGTGGTCCTGACAAGTCGTGAGCTGGACAGCCTGGCCTTGAGCCAGTCCACGGGGCTGCCAACCCTTTCCCTACCCCGAGGAACCGTCTGCTTACCCCCAGCCTTACTCCCTTACCTTGAACAGTTCCGTCGGATTGTGTTCTGGCTAGGAGATGACCTTCGATCCTGGGAAGCTGCCAAACTGTTTGCTCGAAAACTCAACCCCAAGCGATGCTCTTTGGTGAGGCCTGGGAACCAACAACCTCGTCCCCTGGAGGCCTTAAACCAAGGCTTAAGTCTTCCCCGTATTCTTCGTACTGCCCTCCCTGCCTGGCACAAGTCTATCGTGTCTTTTCGCCAGCTCCGAGAAGAGGTGTTAGGAGAACTGTCAAATGTGGAGCAAGTAGCTGGTGTCCGTTGGAACCGCTTCCCAGACCTGAATCGTCTGCTGAAGGGGCATCGGAAGGGCGAGTTGACGGTCTTTACAG GGCCAACAGGCAGTGGCAAGACAACATTCATCAGTGAGTATGCCCTGGACTTGTGTACCCAGGGAGTGAACACACTGTGGGGTAGCTTTGAAATCAGCAACGTGAGACTAGCCCGGGTCATGCTGACTCAGTTTGCTGTGACACGGCTGGAAGAGCAACTGGACAAGTACGAAGAGTGGGCAGACCGTTTTGAGGACCTGCCTCTCTACTTCATGACTTTCCATGGACAACAGAGCATCAG GTCTGTCATAGACACAATGCAGCATGCTGTCTACGTCTATGACGTTTGTCATGTAGTCATCGACAACCTGCAGTTTATGATGGGTCACGAGCAGCTGTCTACTGATAG GATTGCAGCTCAAGACTACATTGTTGGAGCCTTTCGGAAGTTTGCTACAGACAATAGCTGCCACGTGACTCTTGTTATTCACCCACGGAAAGAAGATGACGACAAGGAACTGCAGACAGCATCCATTTTTGGCTCAGCCAAA GCAAGCCAAGAAGCAGACAATGTTCTAATCTTGCAGGATAGGAAGCTGGTGACTGGGCCTGGGAAACGGTATCTGCAGGTGTCCAAGAATCGCTTTGATGGAGATGTAGGTGTCTTTCCACTTGAGTTCAACAAGAGTTCCCTTACCTTCTCCATCCCACCCAAGAGCAAAGCCCGACTCAAGAAGGTCAAGGATGACAATGGACTGGTGGCCAAAAAGTCTTCTTCTGGCAAAAAAGGGGCTGTGCATCAGAACTCTGAGACTTGCTTAGGCCAGGACCCCAGCTCCTACCAGCCAGATACTTCCAAGTCCTCAAGGTGA
- the Twnk gene encoding twinkle mtDNA helicase isoform X5 has product MWLLLRRAYPLRILLPLRGEWVGRRGLPRSLAPGPPRRRYRKEALPAVEIPVSPVTTTEIRQYLRTHGIPFQDGHSCLRAPSPFVASSDIKNQKKDDTTSFCLFIDKTTGHFHCMTSLAEGSWEDFQFRRIVFWLGDDLRSWEAAKLFARKLNPKRCSLLREEVLGELSNVEQVAGVRWNRFPDLNRLLKGHRKGELTVFTGPTGSGKTTFISEYALDLCTQGVNTLWGSFEISNVRLARVMLTQFAVTRLEEQLDKYEEWADRFEDLPLYFMTFHGQQSIRSVIDTMQHAVYVYDVCHVVIDNLQFMMGHEQLSTDRIAAQDYIVGAFRKFATDNSCHVTLVIHPRKEDDDKELQTASIFGSAKASQEADNVLILQDRKLVTGPGKRYLQVSKNRFDGDVGVFPLEFNKSSLTFSIPPKSKARLKKVKDDNGLVAKKSSSGKKGAVHQNSETCLGQDPSSYQPDTSKSSR; this is encoded by the exons ATGTGGCTTCTTCTCCGACGTGCGTATCCCCTCCGGATCTTGCTGCCACTGcgtggggagtgggtgggtaggagggGCCTGCCCCGAAGCTTGGCTCCAGGTCCTCCCCGCAGAAGGTACAGAAAAGAAGCGCTCCCAGCCGTAGAGATACCAGTGTCGCCTGTGACTACAACTGAAATCCGCCAATATTTACGCACACATGGGATCCCTTTCCAGGATGGCCACAGCTGCCTTCGAGCACCAAGTCCCTTTGTGGCGTCCTCAGACATCAAAAATCAGAAAAAGGATGATACcacttccttctgcctcttcatcGACAAGACCACAGGACACTTTCACTGCATGACCAGCCTAGCAGAAGGGAGCTGGGAAGACTTCCAG TTCCGTCGGATTGTGTTCTGGCTAGGAGATGACCTTCGATCCTGGGAAGCTGCCAAACTGTTTGCTCGAAAACTCAACCCCAAGCGATGCTCTTTG CTCCGAGAAGAGGTGTTAGGAGAACTGTCAAATGTGGAGCAAGTAGCTGGTGTCCGTTGGAACCGCTTCCCAGACCTGAATCGTCTGCTGAAGGGGCATCGGAAGGGCGAGTTGACGGTCTTTACAG GGCCAACAGGCAGTGGCAAGACAACATTCATCAGTGAGTATGCCCTGGACTTGTGTACCCAGGGAGTGAACACACTGTGGGGTAGCTTTGAAATCAGCAACGTGAGACTAGCCCGGGTCATGCTGACTCAGTTTGCTGTGACACGGCTGGAAGAGCAACTGGACAAGTACGAAGAGTGGGCAGACCGTTTTGAGGACCTGCCTCTCTACTTCATGACTTTCCATGGACAACAGAGCATCAG GTCTGTCATAGACACAATGCAGCATGCTGTCTACGTCTATGACGTTTGTCATGTAGTCATCGACAACCTGCAGTTTATGATGGGTCACGAGCAGCTGTCTACTGATAG GATTGCAGCTCAAGACTACATTGTTGGAGCCTTTCGGAAGTTTGCTACAGACAATAGCTGCCACGTGACTCTTGTTATTCACCCACGGAAAGAAGATGACGACAAGGAACTGCAGACAGCATCCATTTTTGGCTCAGCCAAA GCAAGCCAAGAAGCAGACAATGTTCTAATCTTGCAGGATAGGAAGCTGGTGACTGGGCCTGGGAAACGGTATCTGCAGGTGTCCAAGAATCGCTTTGATGGAGATGTAGGTGTCTTTCCACTTGAGTTCAACAAGAGTTCCCTTACCTTCTCCATCCCACCCAAGAGCAAAGCCCGACTCAAGAAGGTCAAGGATGACAATGGACTGGTGGCCAAAAAGTCTTCTTCTGGCAAAAAAGGGGCTGTGCATCAGAACTCTGAGACTTGCTTAGGCCAGGACCCCAGCTCCTACCAGCCAGATACTTCCAAGTCCTCAAGGTGA
- the Twnk gene encoding twinkle mtDNA helicase isoform X3, translating to MWLLLRRAYPLRILLPLRGEWVGRRGLPRSLAPGPPRRRYRKEALPAVEIPVSPVTTTEIRQYLRTHGIPFQDGHSCLRAPSPFVASSDIKNQKKDDTTSFCLFIDKTTGHFHCMTSLAEGSWEDFQFRRIVFWLGDDLRSWEAAKLFARKLNPKRCSLVRPGNQQPRPLEALNQGLSLPRILRTALPAWHKSIVSFRQLREEVLGELSNVEQVAGVRWNRFPDLNRLLKGHRKGELTVFTGPTGSGKTTFISEYALDLCTQGVNTLWGSFEISNVRLARVMLTQFAVTRLEEQLDKYEEWADRFEDLPLYFMTFHGQQSIRSVIDTMQHAVYVYDVCHVVIDNLQFMMGHEQLSTDRIAAQDYIVGAFRKFATDNSCHVTLVIHPRKEDDDKELQTASIFGSAKASQEADNVLILQDRKLVTGPGKRYLQVSKNRFDGDVGVFPLEFNKSSLTFSIPPKSKARLKKVKDDNGLVAKKSSSGKKGAVHQNSETCLGQDPSSYQPDTSKSSR from the exons ATGTGGCTTCTTCTCCGACGTGCGTATCCCCTCCGGATCTTGCTGCCACTGcgtggggagtgggtgggtaggagggGCCTGCCCCGAAGCTTGGCTCCAGGTCCTCCCCGCAGAAGGTACAGAAAAGAAGCGCTCCCAGCCGTAGAGATACCAGTGTCGCCTGTGACTACAACTGAAATCCGCCAATATTTACGCACACATGGGATCCCTTTCCAGGATGGCCACAGCTGCCTTCGAGCACCAAGTCCCTTTGTGGCGTCCTCAGACATCAAAAATCAGAAAAAGGATGATACcacttccttctgcctcttcatcGACAAGACCACAGGACACTTTCACTGCATGACCAGCCTAGCAGAAGGGAGCTGGGAAGACTTCCAG TTCCGTCGGATTGTGTTCTGGCTAGGAGATGACCTTCGATCCTGGGAAGCTGCCAAACTGTTTGCTCGAAAACTCAACCCCAAGCGATGCTCTTTGGTGAGGCCTGGGAACCAACAACCTCGTCCCCTGGAGGCCTTAAACCAAGGCTTAAGTCTTCCCCGTATTCTTCGTACTGCCCTCCCTGCCTGGCACAAGTCTATCGTGTCTTTTCGCCAGCTCCGAGAAGAGGTGTTAGGAGAACTGTCAAATGTGGAGCAAGTAGCTGGTGTCCGTTGGAACCGCTTCCCAGACCTGAATCGTCTGCTGAAGGGGCATCGGAAGGGCGAGTTGACGGTCTTTACAG GGCCAACAGGCAGTGGCAAGACAACATTCATCAGTGAGTATGCCCTGGACTTGTGTACCCAGGGAGTGAACACACTGTGGGGTAGCTTTGAAATCAGCAACGTGAGACTAGCCCGGGTCATGCTGACTCAGTTTGCTGTGACACGGCTGGAAGAGCAACTGGACAAGTACGAAGAGTGGGCAGACCGTTTTGAGGACCTGCCTCTCTACTTCATGACTTTCCATGGACAACAGAGCATCAG GTCTGTCATAGACACAATGCAGCATGCTGTCTACGTCTATGACGTTTGTCATGTAGTCATCGACAACCTGCAGTTTATGATGGGTCACGAGCAGCTGTCTACTGATAG GATTGCAGCTCAAGACTACATTGTTGGAGCCTTTCGGAAGTTTGCTACAGACAATAGCTGCCACGTGACTCTTGTTATTCACCCACGGAAAGAAGATGACGACAAGGAACTGCAGACAGCATCCATTTTTGGCTCAGCCAAA GCAAGCCAAGAAGCAGACAATGTTCTAATCTTGCAGGATAGGAAGCTGGTGACTGGGCCTGGGAAACGGTATCTGCAGGTGTCCAAGAATCGCTTTGATGGAGATGTAGGTGTCTTTCCACTTGAGTTCAACAAGAGTTCCCTTACCTTCTCCATCCCACCCAAGAGCAAAGCCCGACTCAAGAAGGTCAAGGATGACAATGGACTGGTGGCCAAAAAGTCTTCTTCTGGCAAAAAAGGGGCTGTGCATCAGAACTCTGAGACTTGCTTAGGCCAGGACCCCAGCTCCTACCAGCCAGATACTTCCAAGTCCTCAAGGTGA
- the Twnk gene encoding twinkle mtDNA helicase isoform X6, whose amino-acid sequence MLTQFAVTRLEEQLDKYEEWADRFEDLPLYFMTFHGQQSIRSVIDTMQHAVYVYDVCHVVIDNLQFMMGHEQLSTDRIAAQDYIVGAFRKFATDNSCHVTLVIHPRKEDDDKELQTASIFGSAKASQEADNVLILQDRKLVTGPGKRYLQVSKNRFDGDVGVFPLEFNKSSLTFSIPPKSKARLKKVKDDNGLVAKKSSSGKKGAVHQNSETCLGQDPSSYQPDTSKSSR is encoded by the exons ATGCTGACTCAGTTTGCTGTGACACGGCTGGAAGAGCAACTGGACAAGTACGAAGAGTGGGCAGACCGTTTTGAGGACCTGCCTCTCTACTTCATGACTTTCCATGGACAACAGAGCATCAG GTCTGTCATAGACACAATGCAGCATGCTGTCTACGTCTATGACGTTTGTCATGTAGTCATCGACAACCTGCAGTTTATGATGGGTCACGAGCAGCTGTCTACTGATAG GATTGCAGCTCAAGACTACATTGTTGGAGCCTTTCGGAAGTTTGCTACAGACAATAGCTGCCACGTGACTCTTGTTATTCACCCACGGAAAGAAGATGACGACAAGGAACTGCAGACAGCATCCATTTTTGGCTCAGCCAAA GCAAGCCAAGAAGCAGACAATGTTCTAATCTTGCAGGATAGGAAGCTGGTGACTGGGCCTGGGAAACGGTATCTGCAGGTGTCCAAGAATCGCTTTGATGGAGATGTAGGTGTCTTTCCACTTGAGTTCAACAAGAGTTCCCTTACCTTCTCCATCCCACCCAAGAGCAAAGCCCGACTCAAGAAGGTCAAGGATGACAATGGACTGGTGGCCAAAAAGTCTTCTTCTGGCAAAAAAGGGGCTGTGCATCAGAACTCTGAGACTTGCTTAGGCCAGGACCCCAGCTCCTACCAGCCAGATACTTCCAAGTCCTCAAGGTGA
- the Twnk gene encoding twinkle mtDNA helicase isoform X2, with translation MWLLLRRAYPLRILLPLRGEWVGRRGLPRSLAPGPPRRRYRKEALPAVEIPVSPVTTTEIRQYLRTHGIPFQDGHSCLRAPSPFVASSDIKNQKKDDTTSFCLFIDKTTGHFHCMTSLAEGSWEDFQASVEGRGDGAKEGVLLRESSETEDREEVLRIWNRAIPLWELPDPEEAQLARVMFGLTKVTDDTLRRFSVRYLRSTRSLVFPWFTPGNSGLRGLKLLGAEGQENEVQYVDTTIPRPGAYHNLFGLPLISRRDAEVVLTSRELDSLALSQSTGLPTLSLPRGTVCLPPALLPYLEQFRRIVFWLGDDLRSWEAAKLFARKLNPKRCSLLREEVLGELSNVEQVAGVRWNRFPDLNRLLKGHRKGELTVFTGPTGSGKTTFISEYALDLCTQGVNTLWGSFEISNVRLARVMLTQFAVTRLEEQLDKYEEWADRFEDLPLYFMTFHGQQSIRSVIDTMQHAVYVYDVCHVVIDNLQFMMGHEQLSTDRIAAQDYIVGAFRKFATDNSCHVTLVIHPRKEDDDKELQTASIFGSAKASQEADNVLILQDRKLVTGPGKRYLQVSKNRFDGDVGVFPLEFNKSSLTFSIPPKSKARLKKVKDDNGLVAKKSSSGKKGAVHQNSETCLGQDPSSYQPDTSKSSR, from the exons ATGTGGCTTCTTCTCCGACGTGCGTATCCCCTCCGGATCTTGCTGCCACTGcgtggggagtgggtgggtaggagggGCCTGCCCCGAAGCTTGGCTCCAGGTCCTCCCCGCAGAAGGTACAGAAAAGAAGCGCTCCCAGCCGTAGAGATACCAGTGTCGCCTGTGACTACAACTGAAATCCGCCAATATTTACGCACACATGGGATCCCTTTCCAGGATGGCCACAGCTGCCTTCGAGCACCAAGTCCCTTTGTGGCGTCCTCAGACATCAAAAATCAGAAAAAGGATGATACcacttccttctgcctcttcatcGACAAGACCACAGGACACTTTCACTGCATGACCAGCCTAGCAGAAGGGAGCTGGGAAGACTTCCAGGCCAGTGTGGAGGGACGAGGGGATGGGGCCAAAGAGGGCGTCCTACTTAGGGAGAGCTCAGAAACTGAGGACAGGGAGGAGGTCTTGAGAATCTGGAACCGAGCCATACCTCTTTGGGAGCTTCCTGACCCTGAGGAAGCCCAGCTAGCTCGGGTGATGTTTGGCCTTACCAAGGTGACAGATGACACACTCAGGAGATTCAGTGTCCGATATCTTCGATCTACTCGAAGTCTGGTCTTCCCATGGTTCACCCCTGGGAACTCAGGATTACGTGGCCTGAAGCTCCTAGGAGCTGAGGGACAGGAAAATGAAGTACAGTACGTAGACACCACCATTCCCCGGCCTGGTGCCTATCACAACCTATTTGGATTACCACTGATCAGCCGTAGAGATGCTGAGGTGGTCCTGACAAGTCGTGAGCTGGACAGCCTGGCCTTGAGCCAGTCCACGGGGCTGCCAACCCTTTCCCTACCCCGAGGAACCGTCTGCTTACCCCCAGCCTTACTCCCTTACCTTGAACAGTTCCGTCGGATTGTGTTCTGGCTAGGAGATGACCTTCGATCCTGGGAAGCTGCCAAACTGTTTGCTCGAAAACTCAACCCCAAGCGATGCTCTTTG CTCCGAGAAGAGGTGTTAGGAGAACTGTCAAATGTGGAGCAAGTAGCTGGTGTCCGTTGGAACCGCTTCCCAGACCTGAATCGTCTGCTGAAGGGGCATCGGAAGGGCGAGTTGACGGTCTTTACAG GGCCAACAGGCAGTGGCAAGACAACATTCATCAGTGAGTATGCCCTGGACTTGTGTACCCAGGGAGTGAACACACTGTGGGGTAGCTTTGAAATCAGCAACGTGAGACTAGCCCGGGTCATGCTGACTCAGTTTGCTGTGACACGGCTGGAAGAGCAACTGGACAAGTACGAAGAGTGGGCAGACCGTTTTGAGGACCTGCCTCTCTACTTCATGACTTTCCATGGACAACAGAGCATCAG GTCTGTCATAGACACAATGCAGCATGCTGTCTACGTCTATGACGTTTGTCATGTAGTCATCGACAACCTGCAGTTTATGATGGGTCACGAGCAGCTGTCTACTGATAG GATTGCAGCTCAAGACTACATTGTTGGAGCCTTTCGGAAGTTTGCTACAGACAATAGCTGCCACGTGACTCTTGTTATTCACCCACGGAAAGAAGATGACGACAAGGAACTGCAGACAGCATCCATTTTTGGCTCAGCCAAA GCAAGCCAAGAAGCAGACAATGTTCTAATCTTGCAGGATAGGAAGCTGGTGACTGGGCCTGGGAAACGGTATCTGCAGGTGTCCAAGAATCGCTTTGATGGAGATGTAGGTGTCTTTCCACTTGAGTTCAACAAGAGTTCCCTTACCTTCTCCATCCCACCCAAGAGCAAAGCCCGACTCAAGAAGGTCAAGGATGACAATGGACTGGTGGCCAAAAAGTCTTCTTCTGGCAAAAAAGGGGCTGTGCATCAGAACTCTGAGACTTGCTTAGGCCAGGACCCCAGCTCCTACCAGCCAGATACTTCCAAGTCCTCAAGGTGA
- the Twnk gene encoding twinkle mtDNA helicase isoform X1, which produces MWLLLRRAYPLRILLPLRGEWVGRRGLPRSLAPGPPRRRYRKEALPAVEIPVSPVTTTEIRQYLRTHGIPFQDGHSCLRAPSPFVASSDIKNQKKDDTTSFCLFIDKTTGHFHCMTSLAEGSWEDFQASVEGRGDGAKEGVLLRESSETEDREEVLRIWNRAIPLWELPDPEEAQLARVMFGLTKVTDDTLRRFSVRYLRSTRSLVFPWFTPGNSGLRGLKLLGAEGQENEVQYVDTTIPRPGAYHNLFGLPLISRRDAEVVLTSRELDSLALSQSTGLPTLSLPRGTVCLPPALLPYLEQFRRIVFWLGDDLRSWEAAKLFARKLNPKRCSLVRPGNQQPRPLEALNQGLSLPRILRTALPAWHKSIVSFRQLREEVLGELSNVEQVAGVRWNRFPDLNRLLKGHRKGELTVFTGPTGSGKTTFISEYALDLCTQGVNTLWGSFEISNVRLARVMLTQFAVTRLEEQLDKYEEWADRFEDLPLYFMTFHGQQSIRSVIDTMQHAVYVYDVCHVVIDNLQFMMGHEQLSTDRIAAQDYIVGAFRKFATDNSCHVTLVIHPRKEDDDKELQTASIFGSAKASQEADNVLILQDRKLVTGPGKRYLQVSKNRFDGDVGVFPLEFNKSSLTFSIPPKSKARLKKVKDDNGLVAKKSSSGKKGAVHQNSETCLGQDPSSYQPDTSKSSR; this is translated from the exons ATGTGGCTTCTTCTCCGACGTGCGTATCCCCTCCGGATCTTGCTGCCACTGcgtggggagtgggtgggtaggagggGCCTGCCCCGAAGCTTGGCTCCAGGTCCTCCCCGCAGAAGGTACAGAAAAGAAGCGCTCCCAGCCGTAGAGATACCAGTGTCGCCTGTGACTACAACTGAAATCCGCCAATATTTACGCACACATGGGATCCCTTTCCAGGATGGCCACAGCTGCCTTCGAGCACCAAGTCCCTTTGTGGCGTCCTCAGACATCAAAAATCAGAAAAAGGATGATACcacttccttctgcctcttcatcGACAAGACCACAGGACACTTTCACTGCATGACCAGCCTAGCAGAAGGGAGCTGGGAAGACTTCCAGGCCAGTGTGGAGGGACGAGGGGATGGGGCCAAAGAGGGCGTCCTACTTAGGGAGAGCTCAGAAACTGAGGACAGGGAGGAGGTCTTGAGAATCTGGAACCGAGCCATACCTCTTTGGGAGCTTCCTGACCCTGAGGAAGCCCAGCTAGCTCGGGTGATGTTTGGCCTTACCAAGGTGACAGATGACACACTCAGGAGATTCAGTGTCCGATATCTTCGATCTACTCGAAGTCTGGTCTTCCCATGGTTCACCCCTGGGAACTCAGGATTACGTGGCCTGAAGCTCCTAGGAGCTGAGGGACAGGAAAATGAAGTACAGTACGTAGACACCACCATTCCCCGGCCTGGTGCCTATCACAACCTATTTGGATTACCACTGATCAGCCGTAGAGATGCTGAGGTGGTCCTGACAAGTCGTGAGCTGGACAGCCTGGCCTTGAGCCAGTCCACGGGGCTGCCAACCCTTTCCCTACCCCGAGGAACCGTCTGCTTACCCCCAGCCTTACTCCCTTACCTTGAACAGTTCCGTCGGATTGTGTTCTGGCTAGGAGATGACCTTCGATCCTGGGAAGCTGCCAAACTGTTTGCTCGAAAACTCAACCCCAAGCGATGCTCTTTGGTGAGGCCTGGGAACCAACAACCTCGTCCCCTGGAGGCCTTAAACCAAGGCTTAAGTCTTCCCCGTATTCTTCGTACTGCCCTCCCTGCCTGGCACAAGTCTATCGTGTCTTTTCGCCAGCTCCGAGAAGAGGTGTTAGGAGAACTGTCAAATGTGGAGCAAGTAGCTGGTGTCCGTTGGAACCGCTTCCCAGACCTGAATCGTCTGCTGAAGGGGCATCGGAAGGGCGAGTTGACGGTCTTTACAG GGCCAACAGGCAGTGGCAAGACAACATTCATCAGTGAGTATGCCCTGGACTTGTGTACCCAGGGAGTGAACACACTGTGGGGTAGCTTTGAAATCAGCAACGTGAGACTAGCCCGGGTCATGCTGACTCAGTTTGCTGTGACACGGCTGGAAGAGCAACTGGACAAGTACGAAGAGTGGGCAGACCGTTTTGAGGACCTGCCTCTCTACTTCATGACTTTCCATGGACAACAGAGCATCAG GTCTGTCATAGACACAATGCAGCATGCTGTCTACGTCTATGACGTTTGTCATGTAGTCATCGACAACCTGCAGTTTATGATGGGTCACGAGCAGCTGTCTACTGATAG GATTGCAGCTCAAGACTACATTGTTGGAGCCTTTCGGAAGTTTGCTACAGACAATAGCTGCCACGTGACTCTTGTTATTCACCCACGGAAAGAAGATGACGACAAGGAACTGCAGACAGCATCCATTTTTGGCTCAGCCAAA GCAAGCCAAGAAGCAGACAATGTTCTAATCTTGCAGGATAGGAAGCTGGTGACTGGGCCTGGGAAACGGTATCTGCAGGTGTCCAAGAATCGCTTTGATGGAGATGTAGGTGTCTTTCCACTTGAGTTCAACAAGAGTTCCCTTACCTTCTCCATCCCACCCAAGAGCAAAGCCCGACTCAAGAAGGTCAAGGATGACAATGGACTGGTGGCCAAAAAGTCTTCTTCTGGCAAAAAAGGGGCTGTGCATCAGAACTCTGAGACTTGCTTAGGCCAGGACCCCAGCTCCTACCAGCCAGATACTTCCAAGTCCTCAAGGTGA